The sequence AGTTTGTTCCAAAAAGTACAGCATCATACCATGTTGAAGGCACTGTGTCCAACAAATGTCATAGCCTCTCTTTTTGGTGTAAGTTTTTTGATTGaggaatatatatatttattgttttagattaatAAACAATAAAAGTAGTTTTTTTACAGATATTTCACTTCATATCACAACTCACACATGCTTTAGTCTCTAATCTAGCATAGATATTTGTTGCTACATTCCAGAAATTTCAGTTGAAAACAGTTAGAACCTTACATTGCAACCCTCTTCTGCCTGTGAATAGAGTCAATGAGATTGAATGCAGTATAATTTAAGTTCTAACATCAGATCATATAGAATGTAGGAGTAATTTGTCAGTAGTGTACCTGAATTCGAATCATCGTCTTTTTAGAGGATGACGAGCTTGAATCTAGAATTCTGATAATCTTCAACTTGTGTGTTAAAGATTTCCCTGGCTGAGTTGATGACAGATTCATTGCATGTCCTTACCTCAATGGACATTAGAGAGCTAATGTCACCGAAACAAGATGGGATTGCCTTAAGACGTTTGCATCCACGCAATACCAAATGTTCAAGGCTTGGAAAAGCATCATCCTCGATAGTCCATTCGTGAAACCAAACACAGTCTACGAGTTTCAAGAccttgagttgaaggaactctttGTTGCTCACTTCCCATTGCCTTTCTTGAAAGTAAACTGCCTTCAGTTTGAGCACCTGAAGATTTTGAAGCTGAACAATGTTTGATTAGTTACAATGGACCAGGTAAAGTTGGATACCGTCAAGTTTTTGGTATTAGGCGAGGAGATGCACAAAGAGAGGTGAAGCTCTGGATAATAAAGATTCCATTCCAAGTGTGGCCGGATAATCTTAAAACTTTAAAGGAAGTTGCACATCATTGGTTGCTTCTGTATGAAGTTTCTGAACTTGTCTTTTTGGTCACATTATCTTAAATTGTTTATTACTTTTCACCCTATTTAAGGCGTTAAGCAGATGCATTATCATCAAAGTTCTTATGGAATTACTAGTTCATCATTGAGTTTTACAATGACAGATGTGATTGTATCCGTTTTAGCTGAGACTAGCATTTCGTAATAGAACAGTCACTTGATTGTGTTCAATTTTGTCTGCTCAGCTTATTGGAGACTGCTAGAATTGATCTCGTCAAGTCTCTTGTCAGCATATTCTAGTCCGCTGGGTTTTTAGGGTTGTTAGTTTTTATTTCGAATAGAAATGATATTCTCCTCGAaccttcttctattatttcttgcctatGCTAATTGCTTTTCTAGTTTCAGTTTATCTCTTGGGTTGCTATAAAATAGATTTAGCATTTAACTAGAATGACTCGACCTTAATCGTGTCTTTTCTTCCCCCAAATGCTCTGGGGATGCTTCTTGTTTTTGTCATTTTCCTTGAAACAGCTTCATTTCATAAGATTTTTATGCGTTCTAGTTGATTGCAGGTTCATGGAGAGGTCACAAATCCTGAGGTGGACATGTTTGATCGAGAAAAGGTATTCATTGAAACAATTCTACGCCCTTTGGTGCTGAAATTTCCCCGATTGAAGGTTGTGATGGAACATGTTACCACCATGGATGCTGTTAATTTTGTTGAATCTTGCAATGAAGGTAATCTTTTCTACTTGATCCACCTTTTTGAACTTTAGTCTTCTTGTCAGTTGAAAGAACTTTATTGACCTTCCTTTTTCAAATGCTAATTTAACCTTTCTATCCTCCTTTAAAGGATTTGTCGCAGCGACTGTCACCCCACAACATCTTGTTTTGAACAGGAATTCTCTCTTCCAAGGGGGCTTGCAACCGCATAATTTCTGCCTTCCAGTGCTCAAAAGAGAGATCCACAGTAATATCCTTTACCCTTTCTTATTGATGCTTAGATTCTTTCTTCTATCGTTTGGTGTTTTGTCTTTTGGTGTTGAAGAACAATCATGAAGTAACATTACTTTTAAATTAACCAACTAGGATTCTTTGGTTTAACCACCTGTAGTGACTACTATGTCATTTAGACCTTGTTTGATTCAGCAAAGGGGATTTAACTTGTTCGTTTCCTTCTCCTGCATAAAGTATTACCATTTACCTCCACTTGTTTGGTTCCACTCAACTGAAGTGGAAGAGTTTGATTTCCTAATTTCCCTGTTTTAGACTGTTTTGAAAAGTTGAGTTGCATACCCTACACTTTTGCTTTTTAATAAGGTTAATTGTTTCCTCCTTTATTTTCGTTCCAGTGAGTCCTTTTTTCACTCCGAACAACCATAATGTATGAAAACATTGAGAATGTAGCTTTTCTTGAGAATGTAAGGTAAATGTATGAGAATATACTAATCATAGAATTTCCTCCAAGGTTATTTTTGAGCTTGTTCCTCTGTCATTCTATGCTCAAGTACCTTGTTGGGTTGTTCAATTGTTTTTCTTTTCCAGCTATTCTCAAGTAAAAATGTAATTAACAGATGCACACCTTCTCAGATAAAAGCTTGAAAAGATCTAGGGTGCAATCGACTATGCCTCATATCATGTGTCCATTCCGTCCTGGTTAATATTGTTCAAGTAATGAGTAGTTTGTTTTTAAAGAAAACTAGAGATTCTCTAGAGGTTCTCTCTCTCTTTACCCCCCTGAAAGTGTCTAACTAGAATAAAAGGGAGGACTTACAAACACCATACTGATGCAGTAGCGCCTACTTTTTTAAGTACACCAAAGATGGTGCGAAATCCTTGCTTATACGTCGTCAAATCAAATATTGTCTAAGAGACTACTATCTTTTTGGAATATGGcattttgatattgttttatggATTATCTATCAGATAAATATTGTCGCCAAAACAAAGAAGAATTGGATTAAAGGGCTATTGAGCCATTTATCTTGAAATTTTGAAAGTTAGGTAGAAAAGTTATATTTGCCTGTAATTGATCCTGTTTTCGGGTATAATAGTTTGTTGAAAGTTTCTTCTTCTACCTGTTCTTTTTCCCTCTTTGTAAGAGTTACGAAGTGCTAATGTGTGTTATGATTCACTACTCGATCAGGCTCTCTTTGATTTGCTAATTCTATCCCTTGGCTTTATTTTCCTAGACATGTGAACTTGTTGAACATTTGATGCAAACTCTGCTGTGAATGTACTAAAAAAGGAATTGAATGTATCGCTTGAATGTCCTTGTTGAAACAAGGTGCTTCCATATCTTTAAAGAATTTACCATTGTGGGGCAATGTTTAGTGAGACTTGGAAAAGGAACTTCAATCACTTGcacaaataattttgaaaataataaagtgaacAAGTGCTTGAGAAAAAAACTCGTCTTGATTAATAGATTCATTACTCACATTGTTACAGGATCTATTGCATTTTCCTGctacttttttctttctcttgttCACTTGGTATATATTCTAACCTAATCAAGATTTGCTTTGAATAACACAGGGCAGGCTCTTGTATCAGCTGTAACCAGAGGAAGTAAAAGGTTTTTTCTTGGGACTGACAGTGCTCCTCATGATAGACGAAGGAAAGAATGTTCTTGCGGATGTGCTGGTATTTACAATGCTCCTGTAGCCTTGTCAGTATATGCAAAGGTGTTTGAAAAGGTAATTGCAATAGATATCTACAaagtttttctcatgttattgTGTTAGATTCATTCCATATTACAATGTTTCTAACTACTTCGGATAGGTTCTTTAATTTAGTAGCTATCGTCACAAGCCAATGACATAGATTTGGTTTTTGCGTTATAGGAAAATGCACTCGACAAGCTAGAAGCATTTACGAGCTTCAATGGACCAGACTTTTATGGGCTTCCTAGGAACAATTCAAAGATTAAGTTAAGCAAGACACCATGGAAAGTACCAGAGTCCTTTTCTTATGCATCGGGAGATATTGTTCCCATGTTTGCCGGTGAGATGCTTGATTGGTTGTCGTCTCCTCTGTGAGGGGAAAAAAGAGTTTCCAGTTCTCATTTGCCTTTCTTCTTGTACTGTAATGTTGTGATTCAACCAAAGATATAGACTATAGGAGTAGTCATCTTTCCTTTCATGTTGATTAGATATTATCGTGATGATAACCGCGCTCCGATAATATCCATTCAACCAAAAAATCATGGAAATAATAGTGCCTGCATGTGAAGCTTTAGTCCTTCAGTGTTGGATTTATCGGCCAATGGTTCGAATTTAAATTAAAAGCTGCTGTATTCTAAAGTTCTTCAAT comes from Capsicum annuum cultivar UCD-10X-F1 chromosome 2, UCD10Xv1.1, whole genome shotgun sequence and encodes:
- the LOC107859195 gene encoding dihydroorotase, mitochondrial isoform X2; amino-acid sequence: MELSITRPDDWHLHLRDGDVLKAVVPHSAQHFGRAIVMPNLKPPITTTAAAVAYREEILKSLPADSDFKPLMTLYLTDTTSPMEIKLARESQVVFGVKLYPAGATTNSQDGVTDLFGKCLPVLQEMVEHNMPLLVHGEVTNPEVDMFDREKVFIETILRPLVLKFPRLKVVMEHVTTMDAVNFVESCNEGFVAATVTPQHLVLNRNSLFQGGLQPHNFCLPVLKREIHRQALVSAVTRGSKRFFLGTDSAPHDRRRKECSCGCAGIYNAPVALSVYAKVFEKENALDKLEAFTSFNGPDFYGLPRNNSKIKLSKTPWKVPESFSYASGDIVPMFAGEMLDWLSSPL
- the LOC107859195 gene encoding dihydroorotase, mitochondrial isoform X1, which translates into the protein MLASIGTSVSDCQVMRTLLFFPSKISRIPVVSFGRKSSLKAYSAKMELSITRPDDWHLHLRDGDVLKAVVPHSAQHFGRAIVMPNLKPPITTTAAAVAYREEILKSLPADSDFKPLMTLYLTDTTSPMEIKLARESQVVFGVKLYPAGATTNSQDGVTDLFGKCLPVLQEMVEHNMPLLVHGEVTNPEVDMFDREKVFIETILRPLVLKFPRLKVVMEHVTTMDAVNFVESCNEGFVAATVTPQHLVLNRNSLFQGGLQPHNFCLPVLKREIHRQALVSAVTRGSKRFFLGTDSAPHDRRRKECSCGCAGIYNAPVALSVYAKVFEKENALDKLEAFTSFNGPDFYGLPRNNSKIKLSKTPWKVPESFSYASGDIVPMFAGEMLDWLSSPL